The Aureispira anguillae genome contains a region encoding:
- a CDS encoding alpha/beta hydrolase — MKLQAGKNKVTFKSFGVDLVGNLYLPEGFEENKKYKAIVGASPFPQVKEQVLATYGPEMTKRGFVFLGFDYLGMGDSPALPGEFKQSRYMFRLIENTWDAVSYLGTLPFVDEIFGMGVCQGGSIISSVAVTDHRIKKIAMVSGMMAADAFQWADKTVVNQMIAAANASRQKIYETGQPDYVAPFGLDDEQSREEHIELIGTPMAGESYDYYGKDGIKGPKAVENFTNMHIGDQAMESLISIGEHYADKITQPTLVVYGKDAPTAICSTAFIDKLTNEHEVLAVPEFGHVDFYHKPAAVKVSTDAVAEFFNK, encoded by the coding sequence ATGAAATTACAAGCAGGAAAAAATAAAGTAACTTTTAAATCCTTTGGAGTAGATTTAGTCGGCAATTTATATCTCCCAGAAGGTTTTGAGGAAAACAAAAAATACAAAGCAATCGTTGGTGCAAGTCCATTTCCTCAAGTAAAAGAACAAGTTTTAGCAACTTATGGACCAGAAATGACTAAAAGAGGGTTTGTCTTTTTAGGATTTGATTATTTAGGAATGGGAGATTCACCCGCATTGCCTGGAGAATTTAAACAATCTAGATATATGTTTAGGCTTATAGAAAATACATGGGATGCCGTTTCTTATTTAGGAACACTTCCTTTTGTAGATGAGATTTTCGGAATGGGGGTATGTCAAGGTGGTTCTATTATTTCATCGGTAGCAGTAACAGACCACAGAATTAAGAAAATTGCTATGGTTTCAGGTATGATGGCTGCAGATGCTTTCCAATGGGCTGATAAAACGGTTGTAAACCAAATGATTGCTGCTGCAAATGCTTCTAGACAAAAGATTTATGAAACAGGACAACCAGATTATGTTGCTCCTTTCGGACTTGACGATGAACAATCAAGAGAAGAACATATTGAATTAATAGGTACGCCAATGGCTGGTGAATCTTATGACTACTATGGAAAAGATGGGATTAAAGGACCTAAAGCGGTTGAAAACTTTACAAATATGCATATAGGTGACCAAGCAATGGAATCTCTAATTTCTATCGGAGAACATTATGCAGATAAGATTACACAACCTACATTAGTTGTATATGGTAAAGATGCTCCGACAGCTATTTGCTCAACTGCATTTATTGATAAGCTAACAAATGAACACGAAGTTTTAGCTGTACCTGAGTTTGGGCATGTAGATTTCTACCACAAACCAGCGGCTGTAAAAGTATCAACGGATGCTGTGGCAGAATTTTTCAATAAATAA
- a CDS encoding DUF2255 family protein, which produces MNKEEIEKLVKSKYVHQIRAGRTHRFIDITIVSTEGRFFVRQYKFGTQSWYDAFLANSDGQMKIGDSIIDIDGMQPIDLNEINPKVNKAYFRKFNIFYPLMRLTYNRAKHEASTLELIPKKLRE; this is translated from the coding sequence ATGAATAAAGAAGAAATAGAAAAATTAGTAAAATCAAAGTACGTTCACCAAATAAGGGCAGGCAGAACGCATAGATTCATAGACATTACCATTGTAAGTACAGAAGGTCGTTTTTTTGTTCGCCAGTATAAATTTGGAACCCAAAGCTGGTATGATGCTTTTTTAGCAAATTCTGACGGACAAATGAAAATTGGCGATAGCATAATTGATATTGATGGCATGCAACCTATAGATTTAAACGAAATCAATCCAAAAGTAAATAAAGCATATTTTAGGAAATTCAACATTTTTTATCCACTTATGCGATTAACATATAATAGGGCAAAACATGAAGCATCGACATTAGAACTGATACCAAAAAAATTAAGAGAATGA
- a CDS encoding helix-turn-helix domain-containing protein yields MKKTSYTFKNISAFHRQFGLPEPENPLFSILRSAPKEPEANSNEQPLDNAIMEITCEYYAISLKNIISGEIVYGRTKYDCSKGSLLFTAPSQTLSFKEVVVSSDSYHIAFHKDYLNGSSLFEAIKKYSFFNYHVNEALHLSPKEEELIKTIFKNIEAEYQNNQDEFSKKIILSHLETLMQYANRFYKRQFLNRKEINKALFTRFKSILDNYYGEGKLMTLGIPSVEWLASQLGVSHRYMSDTIKTETGKTAIDQINLYLIEQAKNLLLAPNVSISETAYKLGFEYPQYFSRIFKKKVGISPKKYIENAQLN; encoded by the coding sequence ATGAAAAAGACAAGCTATACATTCAAAAATATTTCAGCGTTCCACAGACAATTTGGACTACCCGAACCCGAAAATCCGCTATTTAGCATTTTGCGTTCTGCACCAAAAGAACCTGAAGCCAATTCTAACGAACAACCTTTGGATAATGCTATTATGGAAATCACTTGTGAGTACTATGCTATTAGTTTAAAAAACATTATTTCTGGTGAGATCGTCTATGGTCGTACTAAATACGATTGTAGCAAGGGTTCATTATTATTCACAGCCCCCAGTCAAACTTTGTCTTTTAAGGAGGTGGTCGTAAGTTCAGACAGTTATCATATCGCTTTTCACAAAGACTATTTGAACGGCAGCTCATTGTTCGAAGCAATTAAGAAGTACAGCTTTTTCAATTATCACGTCAATGAAGCGCTTCATTTGTCTCCCAAAGAAGAGGAGTTAATAAAGACAATTTTCAAAAACATAGAAGCCGAATATCAAAACAACCAAGACGAGTTTAGCAAGAAAATTATTCTTTCACACCTAGAAACTTTGATGCAATATGCCAACCGTTTTTACAAACGTCAATTTTTGAATAGAAAGGAAATAAATAAAGCCTTGTTCACTCGTTTCAAAAGCATTTTAGATAACTACTATGGAGAAGGTAAACTAATGACATTAGGAATTCCGTCCGTAGAGTGGTTAGCGAGTCAATTAGGAGTAAGCCACCGCTATATGAGCGATACCATAAAAACAGAAACAGGAAAAACAGCCATTGACCAAATCAATCTTTATCTGATAGAGCAAGCCAAAAACTTATTATTAGCTCCAAATGTTTCTATATCTGAAACGGCATATAAATTGGGATTTGAATATCCACAATATTTTTCAAGAATATTTAAAAAGAAAGTAGGTATAAGTCCTAAAAAGTATATTGAAAATGCACAACTAAATTGA
- a CDS encoding VOC family protein, producing MKNQMIRSLTFQDGNAENAMNFYVELFDNSKIIKVSRWGKGAPTAEGKIMQATFELDGNLFMCSDSPPIHDWSFTPAVSNYLECDNEREIERLFSKLSENGKVMMALDNYGFSQKFGFIQDQFGVSWQLNLH from the coding sequence ATGAAAAATCAAATGATTAGATCGCTAACGTTTCAAGATGGAAATGCAGAAAATGCAATGAATTTTTATGTGGAGTTGTTCGATAATTCTAAAATCATTAAGGTAAGCCGTTGGGGAAAAGGTGCGCCTACTGCTGAGGGAAAAATTATGCAAGCCACATTCGAATTGGACGGCAATTTATTTATGTGTAGTGATAGCCCTCCAATTCACGATTGGAGTTTTACCCCAGCCGTTTCTAACTACTTAGAGTGTGACAATGAACGTGAGATTGAAAGATTATTTTCGAAATTATCTGAAAACGGAAAAGTGATGATGGCATTAGATAATTATGGTTTCAGTCAAAAATTTGGATTTATTCAAGACCAATTTGGGGTTTCTTGGCAATTGAACTTACATTAA
- a CDS encoding leucine-rich repeat domain-containing protein, translated as MNEKKVQFSLTAENSHKIYIPLGQGSLAIGNIGMDKKDFDVLVDEKLAINWDTFNTHFTGHGEQNKDKYPYGDWPRFFYYSGNDLGFIKWTAKRKTENFSWTPQKSISADFTKANIRNLSIQSKDLKIGLKFGKNIENLSLSGSIEKFDIQSNDALTSLSIYPNISNDNAYLLPELNALKEITSLSVYVNPLEQPFDCKSLLQFDNLTHLNLSGNFINLGCLKSFNNLQSLAIRYAPNLENLPELKSWKQLTSFIAWNIEETKGKLLRSELRKLAKDRELEYSSVAQLRKKIWFTTEYGIPFSSWTGKEAKLAIKTYKATVKKLKKAKTERDIKNLLIEFTKTFNDFSNIETIEREDIGEAVNQLRQVPMLIIDADKANKWFDEVRAY; from the coding sequence ATGAATGAAAAAAAAGTACAATTTTCACTAACAGCAGAAAATAGCCATAAAATTTATATTCCATTAGGGCAAGGTAGTCTAGCCATTGGTAATATAGGAATGGACAAAAAAGACTTTGATGTTTTAGTCGATGAAAAACTAGCGATTAACTGGGATACTTTTAATACTCATTTTACAGGGCATGGTGAACAAAATAAGGATAAGTACCCTTATGGGGATTGGCCTCGTTTCTTTTATTATTCTGGGAATGACCTTGGTTTTATTAAATGGACGGCAAAAAGGAAAACAGAAAATTTTTCTTGGACACCTCAAAAATCAATTTCGGCAGATTTTACAAAAGCCAACATAAGAAATTTAAGTATTCAGTCTAAAGATCTAAAGATTGGTTTAAAATTTGGGAAAAACATTGAAAATCTTTCCCTTTCTGGTAGCATTGAAAAATTTGATATTCAGTCCAATGATGCTCTTACTTCATTAAGTATTTATCCTAACATTTCAAATGATAACGCCTATCTATTGCCAGAACTTAATGCCTTAAAAGAAATCACAAGTTTAAGCGTATATGTAAATCCTTTAGAACAACCCTTTGACTGTAAGAGTCTATTGCAGTTTGATAACTTAACACATTTAAACCTCTCAGGTAATTTTATCAATCTTGGTTGTTTAAAAAGTTTTAATAATTTACAGAGCTTGGCAATAAGGTATGCCCCCAATTTGGAAAACTTACCTGAACTGAAAAGCTGGAAGCAGCTAACATCATTCATAGCTTGGAATATCGAAGAAACTAAAGGAAAACTTTTGCGGAGTGAACTGAGAAAGTTAGCTAAAGATAGAGAATTAGAATATTCATCGGTAGCGCAATTAAGAAAAAAAATTTGGTTCACTACTGAATATGGAATCCCTTTCTCTAGCTGGACTGGTAAAGAAGCAAAATTAGCGATTAAGACTTATAAAGCTACAGTTAAAAAATTAAAAAAAGCTAAAACAGAACGTGATATAAAAAATTTATTAATTGAATTTACCAAGACTTTCAATGATTTTTCAAATATAGAAACGATAGAACGTGAAGATATTGGAGAAGCTGTAAATCAATTAAGGCAAGTGCCTATGTTAATAATTGACGCTGATAAGGCAAATAAATGGTTTGATGAAGTTAGAGCTTATTAA
- a CDS encoding tetratricopeptide repeat protein, with product MKNPFIILLTISLFSCQELPESSESKNFTSNLELEELYKSDQADRQTANIDWAIVSKRDKQREARVYELLDSNKVITSEDFANAAMIFQHGSDTIASGMAVKLMQKAVDLDSTRSKWLLAAAIDRDLMRRGKPQIYGTQYTRKGEGELWQIHDLDTTKISDKKRREYGVETLSEQKEKLRMMNKKKLSALLESGKSIDAIIEFIKASDLINSAYDVSERGINSFGYQLLGSNKNKAALKIFKLNTELYPEGFNTYDSYGECLLKMGKIDEGIKAYKKSLELNPNNAGAKKALEKLQF from the coding sequence ATGAAAAACCCTTTTATTATTCTTTTAACGATCTCCCTATTCTCATGTCAAGAATTGCCAGAATCGTCAGAATCAAAAAATTTCACGTCCAACCTAGAACTAGAGGAATTGTACAAATCCGACCAAGCGGATAGGCAAACTGCAAATATTGATTGGGCTATCGTATCAAAAAGAGATAAACAACGAGAAGCTAGAGTTTACGAATTATTGGATTCAAACAAAGTGATCACTTCTGAAGATTTTGCAAATGCAGCAATGATTTTTCAACACGGAAGCGATACGATTGCTTCAGGAATGGCCGTAAAATTAATGCAAAAAGCGGTTGATCTAGATTCCACCAGAAGTAAATGGTTGTTGGCTGCAGCAATCGATAGAGATTTAATGCGAAGAGGCAAACCTCAGATATATGGGACGCAATACACTCGGAAGGGAGAAGGCGAACTTTGGCAAATTCATGATTTAGACACCACCAAAATCTCCGACAAAAAAAGGCGTGAATATGGAGTAGAAACCTTATCTGAGCAAAAAGAAAAATTGCGAATGATGAACAAGAAAAAATTGAGTGCGCTTTTGGAATCAGGAAAGAGCATAGATGCTATCATAGAATTTATAAAAGCATCTGATTTAATAAATTCAGCATATGATGTATCAGAAAGAGGGATTAATAGTTTTGGCTATCAATTACTTGGAAGCAATAAAAATAAAGCGGCACTTAAAATTTTTAAGTTGAACACCGAACTGTACCCAGAAGGGTTTAACACTTACGATAGTTATGGGGAGTGCTTATTAAAAATGGGAAAAATTGATGAAGGGATCAAAGCCTATAAAAAATCTCTTGAACTTAATCCAAATAATGCTGGTGCAAAGAAAGCCTTAGAAAAATTGCAATTTTAA
- a CDS encoding YdeI/OmpD-associated family protein — translation MDSYCPSSKKDWRNWLKKNHLIEDSIWLIIHKKGSPTPNLNWSEAVDEALCFGWIDSTKKTIDKEKYKQYFSKRRPKSTWSKVNKDKVKTLIEQDLMHEEGYKSIKIAKENGSWTMLDQVEALVIPEDLKEEFAKHKGSIEYFESLSKSAKKILLYWVISAKRTETRQKRILEIAVNASKNLKPKQFR, via the coding sequence ATGGATAGTTATTGCCCTAGCAGCAAAAAAGATTGGAGAAATTGGCTTAAAAAAAACCATTTAATCGAGGATTCAATATGGTTAATAATTCATAAAAAAGGTTCTCCAACCCCCAATCTAAATTGGAGTGAAGCCGTTGATGAAGCGCTTTGTTTTGGGTGGATAGATAGTACCAAAAAGACCATTGATAAAGAGAAGTATAAGCAATATTTTAGCAAGAGAAGACCCAAAAGTACTTGGTCTAAGGTGAATAAGGATAAAGTGAAAACCTTAATTGAACAAGACCTTATGCATGAAGAGGGCTACAAAAGCATTAAAATTGCAAAAGAAAATGGTTCTTGGACAATGTTAGATCAAGTTGAAGCACTTGTCATCCCTGAAGATTTAAAAGAAGAATTTGCAAAGCACAAAGGCTCCATCGAATATTTTGAGTCTCTAAGCAAGTCTGCTAAAAAGATTTTATTGTACTGGGTCATTTCTGCCAAAAGAACGGAGACTAGGCAAAAGAGAATTTTAGAAATTGCAGTAAATGCAAGTAAAAATTTAAAACCCAAACAATTTAGATAA